A portion of the Candidatus Pristimantibacillus lignocellulolyticus genome contains these proteins:
- a CDS encoding lytic polysaccharide monooxygenase: MTIQSLNPRVFSKVKALMVGFSALVICFLISIVFAEMASAHGYIEGPNSRSYMCKLGENTNCGSVQYEPQSIETTGNFPTNGPADGQIAGGGIFKELDEQTSDRWKKVTLQTGLNTFTWKLTAAHATENWKYYITKADWDPNQPLGRDDIELFCEFYDEGARPDFTTSHECNIPTDRTGYHLILGVWDIWDTPMAFYQVIDANIVSSGATQGPSVPANVSAASKTDTSISLKWTASTATTGIANYEIYRNGNLVGTTTTNSYVDQGLTANTAYAYTVRAVDGSGAKSQASPVVTITTAAENGGNNGGTNPEWSSTAVYLVGAKVQYNGATYQAKWWTQNETPGQSAVWQLVSESSGGESGGGEGSQLPEWVSTKVYVGGDKVQYNGVSYEAKWWTQNENPSNAAVWKKI; encoded by the coding sequence ATGACGATTCAAAGTTTAAATCCTCGTGTATTTTCCAAAGTAAAAGCACTAATGGTAGGTTTTTCTGCATTGGTAATTTGTTTCTTAATCTCTATCGTATTTGCAGAAATGGCTTCCGCTCACGGTTATATCGAAGGACCTAATAGCCGGTCATATATGTGTAAGCTAGGTGAAAACACGAATTGTGGTAGTGTGCAATATGAACCACAGAGTATCGAAACAACTGGAAACTTCCCGACAAACGGTCCTGCAGACGGTCAAATCGCGGGTGGAGGAATCTTCAAGGAACTTGATGAACAAACATCAGATCGTTGGAAAAAAGTAACTCTTCAAACTGGATTGAATACGTTTACATGGAAGCTTACTGCTGCTCATGCAACAGAAAATTGGAAATATTACATTACAAAAGCAGACTGGGATCCTAATCAACCGTTAGGTCGCGATGATATTGAACTGTTCTGTGAATTTTATGATGAAGGAGCTAGACCAGACTTTACAACATCACATGAATGTAATATCCCTACTGATCGTACAGGTTATCACCTAATTCTTGGAGTATGGGATATCTGGGATACGCCGATGGCTTTCTATCAAGTTATCGATGCTAACATTGTGAGCAGTGGTGCAACACAAGGACCTAGCGTGCCTGCAAATGTTAGTGCAGCTAGCAAAACTGATACAAGTATTTCGCTGAAATGGACTGCTTCTACAGCAACAACAGGTATTGCTAATTATGAAATTTATCGTAATGGCAATCTAGTAGGAACAACTACAACAAATTCTTATGTAGATCAAGGGTTAACTGCCAATACAGCATATGCGTACACTGTGAGAGCTGTTGATGGATCAGGTGCGAAATCACAAGCTTCTCCAGTCGTAACTATTACTACAGCAGCGGAAAATGGTGGAAACAATGGTGGCACTAATCCAGAGTGGAGTTCTACTGCGGTTTATTTAGTTGGAGCTAAGGTACAATATAACGGTGCTACTTATCAAGCTAAATGGTGGACACAAAATGAGACACCTGGCCAGTCGGCAGTATGGCAATTAGTTAGTGAATCTAGTGGTGGTGAGTCAGGTGGAGGCGAAGGCAGTCAACTACCTGAATGGGTTTCTACAAAAGTGTATGTTGGCGGAGATAAAGTCCAATATAACGGTGTTTCCTATGAAGCTAAATGGTGGACACAAAATGAAAATCCTAGTAATGCTGCTGTATGGAAAAAAATCTAA